The nucleotide sequence tatttttacgttgCCAACACAATTCAGATAGTTACGGcagttttatgtaggtaaactttttacccgactgcccgaaggagggttatgttttcgagcgtatgtatgtatgtatgtatgtatgtgggtatgtatgtccatttctttggtcctcgctgcagcctaaacggctagacagattttgacatatgaggtatcattggattcgtcataactgtcgaagtgacataggctacataatatttcaatatggcgtctgcgaaaaaaattatggcggaggaatgaaaaaaaatatttttattgtaacaatatgggtatcgaatgaaagctaataattagcccattctaaatatatatgagttataatacttttaatctaccgttttcacataaatatcaaaaaagtataaaataaaaaatattaaatttaaaaaattaaaaaacccgactgccttaaaaactaaaaggaagaaaataattctagtggtctagaactctatcaagaagctcatttaaggttcaacagtcgggacccattcaaatcgtaaccagctcataAAATCAtcgtaatgggtcccgactgttgaaccttaaatgagcttcttgatagagttctagaccactagaattattttcttccttttagtttttaaggcagtcgggtttttgattttttaaatttaatattttttttaactaatatgTACACTAGTCTGTTCCTAAGTACTCGTAAAATTAAGTGCGTCtaatgtaaatacatattttaaacctAGTTAAAACTTAGACATTAAGTTTATAATTTTTGCTTACTAAGGCTGAGTTAGGTCAATTTTATAACGTACATAagctaattttatttgtcattgcTATAGTTCATTGACGTTAATATCTTTCGAAATATACAGTTATGGAACATGAATAATTTCGGGCTCTGTAGGTGTATAGGTATGTATAGCTAACGCATATTATTTAAACATAGtttaaaataagaaattacCGTATTTATTCTGTGGAAACAGTTACGTGAGAtagtttagtaggtacctaccaagaATCTAAGCGGATAAAGTTCCAAATGCCTGCAAATATCCTAATGGATTTTGCGTAGAGCGAAAATTTGTTAGAAATTATtgatttacctacttaaaaaatgACTTAAGATTTCAGAAGGTACCAACAAACTGAACTGACGTTACTGGCAAACGCATCACAGCTTGGGGCTGATTCTAGGAGTGAGGTAATGTggtaaaaattataattcacTGCCTACATCTAAGATGTAAAGAGGAGCggcatattttattttgtatgtacttagtttactattttttacaagattttcaACTCATTATAATTAATGTAGAGCGAAAAGTTTGTTAAGAAATGTGATATGCTAGAGCGCTTGTGAGTTCAATCTTAGGGTGCTTAACCTCAAAATGAGCAAAAAAATGCCCTGGCTGAGAGTTGGCACCGGTACTGAAGCTGGGCATATCGCACAGAGCTCGCCGGGTGCGGAGGCGCAGGTGCCGCCGCCCCGcaccgccgcgcgccgccattGGCCGGCGCGGGCGCCCGCCGCCGATTGGGCACGGCGCACGTGCGAGCCTACCCGCCGCCACCTGGCTGCTGACGGGGAGCGCTTATAAGCGCCGGCCTTCCCTCACCGCACCACACCCGAGCCCCAGACGCCGACGAGTGCGCACGCTTCTCGCGTCCCCGACACCGCTCTATCGACTCCGGCGCAACACGTTCGTTTGGACTGCTACGTTTTGTGATTGTGTTACAATTTAGATTGGACCATATAAAACTTTATCTGTTAAGTGCTTGTGAAAAAGTGAAGATGCTCGTTGAGGATTCCCAAAATTCTCGCGCTATGATGACGAAAAAGTATGCGCACTGTCCGCTGAAGAAGCGGCCGGTGATGGTGCGGGAGGAGCGGCCTGCGACGCCGCCCACCACGCCGCCGCACCCCGCCCACCTCGCCACAACACTTTATTACGATTATCACTGTAagtatttcataaaattatgtCCAAAATGctcaatcagttattttttaatagacTCGAAAACCACAAGTTGGAGAAGAAATTTGGTTCAAAACTATATAGCTTAAATTATTTGTCTTCATTGCTATATTTAACGTTTAGAACACTTTTTATTTGATGGTAGGTTTAATTAAACTCCATGTCTAACTCTTATAATATAGCCATAGAAGAATAATATCAGCAACAGGcctcgtaaataaattaaattagtgtTATTATCTAGACATTGATGTTGAATATAATTATGACAGACCAATAACTTTTAAAATCTATTATAATATGATTCTCTTAAACCGTCGAGTAATAAGTTAACATATTATGTTAACTTGATACTCGACGgtttaagagaaaaaaatatattcttgaGTAGGTAGTGCTCCTAAAGCTGGCTTGtagagtaataaaatattaatgaatGTTTTCTTTTGTCCAAAGGTATTACGGAAAATGATGAACCGGAAAATCTGAGTACAAAACCTGAAGATCTATCCAAGACGGGCAACTATCCGAGCAAAGCGACCTCCCCACTGACAGCCGCCGCCGTAAAGGTAGAGCCCCGGGAGTGGCCCCAGCAGCAGCTCGACTACCTGACCGCTTGTCGAGCTCGCCTGGAGCCCACACCCGTGCCCATGGAGCTCGCCCGCCCCACGCCACAGTACGCCTATTTACCAACACTCTACGCCCCCTACCCTATCGAAGAAATCTACCCAACCGCACCAGTCTTATCCCCACCGGTTCATCCTCATCTATATTCACGCTATTCCCCAGCGTCACCACCATCTTCTATTTCTCCGCCGCCCTGCCCTGAAGATCTTCGATCCCCCGGCTCAGTTTCATCAGACTCCGGCGTTTCAGTTTCTGGCCCGAGACGTCCCCGATACCAGTGCCCAGACTGCGCTAAATCCTATTCCACATATTCCGGCCTCTCGAAACACCAGCAGTACCACTGCGCGGCGGCCGAAGGCAGCCTCGCTCGCAAGTCCTTCAGCTGCAAGTACTGCGCTAAAGTGTACACGTCTCTGGGTGCCCTCAAGATGCACATCCGAACTCACACGCTGCCCTGCAAGTGTCACTTGTGCGGCAAGGCTTTCTCTCGCCCGTGGCTGCTGCAAGGTCACATCCGAACTCACACGGGAGAGAAACCGTTTTCATGCCATCACTGTAGACGGGCATTCGCGGACCGATCAAACTTGCGTGCGCATCTCCAGACGCACTCCGATGTGAAGAAGTACTCGTGCTCGGGGTGTGGCAAGACGTTCTCGCGCATGTCACTGCTGAGCAAGCACCTGGAAAGTGGCTGCGGCTGCGGCAGCCCGGGCAGCCCGCCCTTCGAGTACCGCTCCGACCTGCCGCACCAGCAGCTGCCGCCGACGACGACCGTTCACGCCTATTAAGACTGACAAGAGCCGTATTTGTAGGAGTTTCGATCTCGAATTCACACTATTATCACTCGTTGTTATCACCTTTAAGAATCTAAAACtatcttaaattatttgtaggtacttatttaaaatttgataaattattattgtaatttttttaataagaacaAAATGTGTGCATACCtagattattttgtaaaaagtatTGGTAAGATTTGTTACAAGTGTTTTAGGGACCAATATATATCGCATACGAAAGTAGTTGTAAGTTAGGATAAGTTTGATATCACAGAGATATCTCGCCGCCGCTCGCGGCTTCGCTAGTCATGTGGCATTTGCCGAGTGTCATACACTTGTTTAATATATTCATATCCTAAGCCATGTACAAAGTGCcttaattataatacaataatatatttcatGAAGAATATAACAGTATGTCATACATAAGAcggtatttaaattaaaggttttATTAATAAGAATAACGAGGCTATGTTTAAGCCGACTGCCGAATTGCGTTCCTTCCTGTTACCTCCATATcgcagaaaaaataaaatttacattgaaaataaataaattgatttctATTATTACCCTCATggttcaattcccactcaatgGGAACGTGGGAAAGTTCTCTCCCAATTCAAACAATGAAGCTTTGGGGATAATGCTGGGACCCTGCCCCCGCGCACACCGGGTAGGGTTCCACGTTTGTTATGTTTGCAATACATACAACGACAGTGATGGGCATGTTTgatttaacgttttaaattaCGTATTTCAGTACTTGTGTATGACTCATTCGGTTTCATAAAGTGGTAAACAATGTGGGTAAACATAAGTAAATTGGATAATATCGAACGAAGTTATGGTGATAGATAACTAAATGTCTGTCAATTAACAAAAATGGTAGGAACctaaattataatttagatACCTAACTATCCGTTACTTTTTTCATAAGGTGGCAGTAGGTATTATTTGTCAAATGCATTAACGAAACTTCTTACTAAACTTACTGCTTTCACTGAATAAACAACATATTAACctttctaaatatatttttgcccgGGTCTAGAAATTAGGCACCCAAAACTAATCACAAaacacacatttattttattttattcggaaaaccaacagcttaaattaactaatacaggtgaaatacaaaaaatttaacaatagAGCCAATTAAAGGAAGTGTATAAATATAACAGTTTTAAATGCTGTAACATTTTCACAATTCTCTTTTAAATTGCGAAAGTACAACCAATAAGATATTAATCCAATGAAAATTCATAATCCACACAAAATAAAACCGCACGCGCCTACCACACCGCTCTagcaaacacaattaaaacagtCCGAGTTGCAGCATTACTTTATcgtaaacaaagcttgtaatCATTTAAAGCCGCAGCGAGTTAATCGGAGACAATAGGTTGGCGGTTAGCGAGCGGATGTAGGTCGGAGCAAGAGGCTGAGGCATTAGACAGTGGGCGCCGCGCCGGCGGTCACCCGGCCACGAGGTCACCGGGCCTGCTCCCGCTTACCTCTATGACTTCATGGACCCctcatttttgtactttttacgTATTTACACCCATTTACATAATGCCTTTTACCGGTAAGGATGTGCAAAGGATTCTAAGAGATTTTTCAACAAAGTATGAATTCAtaagtttcatattttttattttagttccgttttttttgtCACCATCCAAATTATTATATGCGTTTAGTAATAAAAgaatatatcgataaaaagccgtggttgcttagtggtttgacccatgacctctcaagcagaggatcgtgggttcaaactcggGTTCGCATGTCTGAGTTTTTCGACATTTACAATTACCGTagtaaaggaaaacattgtgaggaaacctgtacaaactcgtgaagcaattcaatggtgtgtgtgcaTGGTACTGGCTACAGTAAGGACTGATAtgagaaataatgtaagttctGCATATAGAACTGAAAATAAGTAGTTTACTATCAAacttatacttcaactagccaaagaaacagaactagcaaaattagatattgtctacatccgccatcttcgaatgctacaaatcgaatccccgcactgctgcttcatgatAGGTTAAAATAGTCAATAGAGTAGAGTAGGGTACTTGGCCGGTTCCTTGTGCCCCATCATTCGGTAAATTATATCCAGATATTACTTctctaaaaattattaatatcctTAAAATATCAACGGACTTCCAAAAAATTCAACTAGTTTTACTTTAACAAACTATAAGTATATAATGTGTTATAATTACATTAGGCACTCAATTAATGCAGAAACGACGAAACAGAAACaaaattgtgttgctctgaaaggagaacatttttattaaccACAATATTACAAACATATTATGTCATGTAAAAAATCAACTAAACACTTTACCTGAAAGGAGAAACAACATTTAATGCTAATATTCCGCGTAttctactatttattattaattatttatcctGTATGTCATTACGTTTTACATATCTTTTCAATTCAAATCAACTGACAACTTTCAAAAGCAAGGCCATAGACAAGTTAAATGAGGAGCTATGAAACTCATTTACAAGTATATATGTAATACAACTAGACCCCTGATTTTTGTCGCAATGACGTCACATTAGGTTACTTTGGGGAGTAAATGAAATGGTGTTAATTAAAATGCAtgtgaaaatgatgatgatgatgatgtgtgtgtgaagttggttccaaaggaagaccagcgccgtttcTAAGACCGGAaaattgctgatttgggaccgtTTCGTGTTAttgcaaatttttattgtattttatttttatttttacctattttCCCGTGTTgtcatgaataaatattttctttctttcttttctttctttctataaattaaaatgtaatatataaaaaatatattactacaAGTCACAAATTTTGTTAGGTTTAAGTTAAACCAGTTTAAGTTTTCTTGCCCGCTCGCTtgttgttggtgtttttttgaACGTAGATGTTTTTGGATGGTGTCCTTTTTTGAGGGCACTTATGTGTtacaccattaaaaaaatattttattttcgataACCTACTTTCAAAAAGGCATAtttatcaaaacatttattcagagataaatataaaatttaatcagGTTATTTACATGGATGAATTATATCTATAGttaataattcattatattatattgtactgGTCCATTTACTGAATGTACCTTTGGTTTTTTTCGGCCGCTCACTTTTTGTTCGTCAAAAGGCAGTTTAATGTACCTACAAATGTATGGTTTGCAGTAATATACTAAAAGATAATTTTGATCAAGTTATTCAATTTACAAGGTAAGTTTTTATCGTAAATGCCTAGTTCTTAAAATGTATTCTGTTAGTTGTTTGTAATAATTAGCACTGTAccatttactccccaaactacCCCACAGTGACGTCGTAGCAACAAATGACCGGGGTCAAACTATAACAAAGATCATTAGATCCGGGGTTCCCTCAAATTAATTTCAGTGTATTTTTGTCTTTGGTTTCTATTAGTTCCTTGCGTCTTCTTGCGGACGTCTACCTACTACGTATATGTTCATTCTTATTGATAAAATGCATCATCAGGCTGATTGTCACGTAGTTGCTCTGTTTGATGTTAAGTATATAGAGCATAACAACCGCACGTAATTATATCAACGTATCAAAACAGATAAATGAATCAGGTAGCTGATCAAATCATACATGAGTCTTATCTTGTGCTTCTGGTGCCTAAGGAAGTAAGAAAAGCTATGGTATACATACTCGCCAGGAGATAAGATAGGACTTACAGAAACAGGTAGTCGCTTATCGTTAAGTAATGGACAGAAAATTACTTTCACGAGATAATTTTTGAATTAAATCGAATGttaataatgaaattttaaaaatgtaatttgaaaATGGTCAAAAGTATGTTGAATTTGAAATAAGTAGTAAAGAAAGctgtcgatttttttttaaatataattttactatttttttctaacttAATAAGAAAGAAATTTTATCATTTACACGCGTGGTGATGATTTTATAAATGGACTCTCAAGTTGAAGTTTTAACTAAACttgacataaaattttgtatggtaACGTAACTGGCATTCTCCAAACGACGATTTACAGTGATAttaataatgtataaaaatgCGAAGAAATAATAAATCGACAACAAAAGACTCAGTTTCTTTGAATAACCAGGCAAAATGTCGaagataaagaaaataaaaaacataaactacCTATATGGATTCTATCTAACCGTACGTCAGTAAATGTCGGaaccaaaattaattaatctCAACAACACCGCCACTGAATTGTAGCGTGCGTGCatttgt is from Choristoneura fumiferana chromosome 3, NRCan_CFum_1, whole genome shotgun sequence and encodes:
- the LOC141426593 gene encoding protein snail-like, translated to MLVEDSQNSRAMMTKKYAHCPLKKRPVMVREERPATPPTTPPHPAHLATTLYYDYHCITENDEPENLSTKPEDLSKTGNYPSKATSPLTAAAVKVEPREWPQQQLDYLTACRARLEPTPVPMELARPTPQYAYLPTLYAPYPIEEIYPTAPVLSPPVHPHLYSRYSPASPPSSISPPPCPEDLRSPGSVSSDSGVSVSGPRRPRYQCPDCAKSYSTYSGLSKHQQYHCAAAEGSLARKSFSCKYCAKVYTSLGALKMHIRTHTLPCKCHLCGKAFSRPWLLQGHIRTHTGEKPFSCHHCRRAFADRSNLRAHLQTHSDVKKYSCSGCGKTFSRMSLLSKHLESGCGCGSPGSPPFEYRSDLPHQQLPPTTTVHAY